Part of the Venturia canescens isolate UGA chromosome 2, ASM1945775v1, whole genome shotgun sequence genome is shown below.
CGGAAATCATAAAGAACAGCATAACTCTCGCGGGCTACGACAAACCTACACCCGTACAAAAGTACGCGATACCGATAATAATCGCTCGCAGAGACGTCATGGCCTGCGCTCAAACAGGCTCTGGAAAAACGGCGGCTTTCCTAGTGCCAATATTGAATCAGATATACGAGTCCGGTCCACGCCCACCACCACCGCAGGCTGGCTCAGGTCGACGAAAGCAATATCCTCTCGGTCTCGTACTCGCTCCTACGAGAGAACTCGCCACTCAGATTTACGACGAAGCGAGAAAATTCGCTTATCGCTCAAGAATGCGACCAGCCGTTGTTTACGGTGGTGCCAGTATGGTCGATCAGATGCGCGAACTCGATCGCGGGTGTCATTTGCTCGTTGCCACACCTGGACGATTGGTCGATATGCTGGGACGTGGAAAAATTGGCTTACACAATTGCCGGTGAGCTCAGAAATCATGAAACTCTCTTAAAATAATTCTTACTCATCTTTCTgattttcatgttcttttttatcttcgaACTTCCCTCAAAGTGAATAATCAATGTAACAAACAATTATGACGAAAGAAGGCTATATTAATAggtggaaaatttttaatctgTACAGATATTTAGTTCTGGACGAAGCCGATCGTATGTTGGACATGGGTTTCGAACCACAAATACGACGCATCGTAGAAGAGGACACGATGCCACCGACCGGAGAAAGACAAACCCTTATGTTCTCTGCAACTTTCCCTAAAGAAATACAAATGTTGGCGCGTGACTTTTTAAGCAATTATATTTTCCTAGCAGTCGGCCGAGTCGGCTCAACTTCCGAAAATATCACGCAAAAAATTGTTTGGGTCGAGGAACACGACAAACGCTCGTATCTTTTAGATCTTTTACAGGCGAGCAACGTCATCGAACCGAGTGAGTTCAATATCtgacgaaaatttggttttgttTCCTACAAAAGTTCTCAGTCTTTAAATGTTCTTTTATCtacgaaaaatttaatttttttattttaactgcagattaaatgaaaagaattgaaaatcgactcaaaaaattcaaattacaATCAGAAAGTCGCTTCACTGTTTAGAAAACCAGgttttattgtaataaaaactGAACCTTATTCACTCGACGCTTCCCAAGGGAAAACTTAAAAGTTCGAAACAAAATGAAGGCTTTtccaaataaaatataaactcACAATCAATACAAACGAATTTCTAGGTGCGGAATCGCTCACTCTTGTTTTCGTGGAGACGAAAAAAGGTGCTGACATGCTGGAAGAGTTTTTAGCGTCCATGAATTATCCGGTGACGAGTATTCACGGTGACCGATCTCAACGCGAACGTGAAGACGCATTGCGACGTTTCCGAGCGGGAAAAGCTCCAATACTCGTTGCTACAGCGGTTGCGGCTCGTGGGCTCGATATTCCGCACGTTAAACACGTTATTAACTTTGATTTACCCGGTGATGTTGAGGAATATGTCCATCGCATTGGCCGTACCGGACGTATGGGAAATTTGGGTAAGTTCAGATGCAAAAAATGTCCAGTGGCTGAGAAAAATCCCTGAGAATGAAAAGTCTCTTCACTTGAATAAGAAATCTTCAAACAGTAATGTAAATTCTCTAACGAAGAACATACTTAACGAAATTTCTCATACGAGGCTGCCACATAAAACCTAAgctcaaaaatattcatcttCGTTGCctgtttttgataaaataaatgtcaTGATACCTCTAATGAATTTCTGCTAAATGGTCATGATTATGATTTTATTGTGCGCAGGTCTCGCAACGTCATTTTTCAACAGCAAGAATCACAATTTGACTCGGGATCTCGTTTCGCTTTTGGCGGAGGCGAACCAAGAATTGCCTTCTTGGCTAGAGAACATGTTCTCAGAAGCCCGGCACTCAGGAGGCGGAGGTGGTGCTCGACGACCCACTGGTGGTAGCGGCAGCAATGCCAAGGGACGCTTCAGCGGCGGCTTTGGCGCCAGGGACTACCGTCAGACTCCTAGTTCCGGAATGGGAGGTGGACGAAGTAACGGACCAGGGGGAAGGCCCGGCGGATATGGAGGTAATTTATATTTCCAGCAATTCATTTATTAAGGTATAATACTATCGCTGCAGTCGTGCATTCGAATGAGTATGCAAAAATTATGCCCATTCCAATTTtgacacgaaaaaataatcatttttaatgAACAAATTTGTCCCGATCAAAAACCGTTTATAATATATTTACATGGAAGTAAGAAACTGAAATAATAGTCATTTCAATTACTCACAAAATACTTGAGCACTTGTAATGAAAATGAGTATCAAACATAATTCTAATAGCTAATATTCATGATTGTATTACTTACTGTATTTTAACTGGGCACCACTCTATCTTTGTCacttattcaaaattcaaaaatgttaCCTTATTGGATAATCTCGTGAATTgaagttattatattttatctcGTCGATTTCTATTCTTACTTTCCTTATCGGCCTCATAACTTTCAATATTCTGTCCATGTTTTGATTCAAGGTCGTTTCTGCCTTACAAATACTTATATTTTAAACGTACTCACGTTTTATGAAAGATCTTATTGC
Proteins encoded:
- the bel gene encoding ATP-dependent RNA helicase DDX3X yields the protein MSNAANQNGSGLEQQLAGLDLQGSRQPSGGRYVPPHLRNKVATDSGNGPTSGDDHSGQNSRTYSDRDRGGGRDQDRDRDYGYQGSSYRDIRNNRDADFGNFGGRNRRPQENGRDYRYGNGERDRPMGGGGGSWPEPRNDRWQENRNDQRMGGGGGGGGSRWKDERDGGGRGGGGRNEVDWTIPTSKDERLEIELFGTGNTGINFSKYEDIPVEATGDNIPGHISSFDEVKLTEIIKNSITLAGYDKPTPVQKYAIPIIIARRDVMACAQTGSGKTAAFLVPILNQIYESGPRPPPPQAGSGRRKQYPLGLVLAPTRELATQIYDEARKFAYRSRMRPAVVYGGASMVDQMRELDRGCHLLVATPGRLVDMLGRGKIGLHNCRYLVLDEADRMLDMGFEPQIRRIVEEDTMPPTGERQTLMFSATFPKEIQMLARDFLSNYIFLAVGRVGSTSENITQKIVWVEEHDKRSYLLDLLQASNVIEPSAESLTLVFVETKKGADMLEEFLASMNYPVTSIHGDRSQREREDALRRFRAGKAPILVATAVAARGLDIPHVKHVINFDLPGDVEEYVHRIGRTGRMGNLGLATSFFNSKNHNLTRDLVSLLAEANQELPSWLENMFSEARHSGGGGGARRPTGGSGSNAKGRFSGGFGARDYRQTPSSGMGGGRSNGPGGRPGGYGGGYGGGYGGNYNSSYNSSNNGSSGNGQDWWGGK